The proteins below are encoded in one region of Alosa sapidissima isolate fAloSap1 chromosome 24, fAloSap1.pri, whole genome shotgun sequence:
- the LOC121700434 gene encoding cytochrome b-245 chaperone 1 homolog — MYMLVQTHTADLLHLKRSPGIRAWSLLVGMLSIGLAAAYYSTDSLWWKAFYVTGCLFVALQNMEEWEEAVFDKARNIIELKTFSLYALVLTVTRGGHNTVVLDMQHLRDLSVREETVRYLGKGYVLILHMETGFSYPLTQNAVLAGKRDVEAVEALLRRFLVLEEGSCASQGIERDAELEAHSGLNDSSDSED; from the exons ATGTATATgcttgtacaaacacacacggcgGACCTGCTACATCTGAAGAGGTCGCCTGGGATTCGCGCGTGGTCATTACTTGTTG GTATGTTATCCATTGGACTTGCTGCTGCATACTACAGTACAG ATAGCCTGTGGTGGAAGGCATTTTATGTGACCGGCTGTTTATTTGTGGCCCTTCAAAACATGGAGGAGTGGGAG GAAGCTGTGTTTGATAAGGCCCGCAACATAATTGAGCTGAAGACATTCAGTCTATATGCGCTGGTGCTCACAGTGACACGTGGGGGCCATAACACAG TGGTATTGGACATGCAGCACCTACGTGATCTGAGTGTACGGGAGGAGACTGTCCGCTACTTGGGGAAAGGATATGTTCTCATATTGCACATGGAGACAGGGTTTTCTTACCCACTCACTCAGAATGCCGTGCTGGCAGGAAAACG TGATGTGGAAGCAGTTGAAGCACTTCTCAGACGTTTTCTTGTCCTGGAGGAGGGATCATGTGCTTCACAAGGAATTGAGCGAGATGCAGAACTGGAAGCGCACAGTGGTCTGAATGACAGTAGTGATTCAGAggattaa